From Ignisphaera aggregans DSM 17230, the proteins below share one genomic window:
- a CDS encoding hypothetical protein (KEGG: hbu:Hbut_0727 hypothetical protein~SPTR: A2BKS0 Conserved archaeal protein): MSSTTSVRRAEKLRIIKILRALNYFYSLRDLEKILDIPFQSLWKYINFLGIPSDEVVEDIKNKLSEKKIIDELLYDIAKKYRDMPQHVARNIGFIELYSLVIEERLGEEEIDYVFSLSQEAIPLATAISIEMGCELCIPLVNRNIVEENVKILWYYSSTEQSIKYILIPRDCLHQHKKFFLVDLMINEKDKLSKIISILNMNDISVIGIATIYISKECIDLINKNKYPNLLYLYVI; the protein is encoded by the coding sequence ATGTCTAGCACTACCTCAGTACGACGAGCAGAAAAACTAAGAATTATAAAAATATTGAGAGCTTTAAATTATTTCTATAGTCTAAGAGATCTTGAAAAGATTCTCGATATTCCATTCCAAAGTTTATGGAAATACATAAATTTCCTAGGTATACCAAGTGATGAAGTTGTAGAAGATATAAAGAATAAGCTTAGCGAAAAGAAAATTATAGATGAACTACTATATGATATAGCTAAGAAATATAGAGATATGCCACAACATGTTGCAAGAAATATAGGTTTCATAGAACTATATTCCTTAGTAATAGAGGAAAGGCTTGGTGAGGAGGAGATAGACTATGTATTTAGCCTATCTCAAGAAGCAATACCATTAGCTACAGCAATATCTATAGAGATGGGATGCGAATTATGCATACCATTGGTAAATAGGAATATAGTTGAGGAAAATGTCAAGATTCTCTGGTACTACTCTTCCACAGAACAATCAATAAAATATATACTTATTCCTAGAGACTGTCTGCATCAACATAAAAAATTCTTTTTAGTTGATCTAATGATAAATGAGAAAGATAAGTTATCTAAGATTATATCTATTCTAAATATGAACGATATATCAGTTATAGGTATTGCAACGATATACATTAGTAAAGAATGTATAGATCTCATTAATAAGAATAAGTATCCAAA
- a CDS encoding deoxyhypusine synthase (COGs: COG1899 Deoxyhypusine synthase~InterPro IPR002773~KEGG: smr:Smar_0501 putative deoxyhypusine synthase~PFAM: deoxyhypusine synthase~SPTR: A3DLU9 Deoxyhypusine synthase~PFAM: Deoxyhypusine synthase~TIGRFAM: deoxyhypusine synthase), with the protein MDKEVVEESNPYLIEKLKTIEVRGRSISEILRDMADTAYQGRALGEVYKIIVEMLQEPNTTIFLGLAGSMSTAGMWKIIKWFIENRYVDVVVSTGANISEDIYEAMGFSYYKGSPYVDDSELLKYKIDRFYDVYASELNYRKMENLIKEFIYTLPKGSIYSTAEFLYLFGRYLNERNIDSIVAAAYRKKVPVFSPALVDSGYGIAAIMAIRERGHNIVLDMVKDFDQIVEIGRRSEKLSAIYIGGGVPKDYVNLVTVAQTIIAEKEGIKDYYKPLEYVVQITTDAPQWGGLSGATLEEAVSWGKVAPKAKKRVVYVDATIALPLIAHAILEEGIKRKNVPDLSWIFKDVT; encoded by the coding sequence ATGGATAAAGAGGTAGTTGAGGAATCAAATCCATATCTAATAGAGAAATTGAAGACTATAGAAGTGAGAGGTAGGAGTATATCTGAGATTTTGAGGGATATGGCAGATACAGCATATCAGGGGAGAGCCCTAGGTGAAGTATATAAGATAATCGTTGAAATGCTTCAAGAACCTAATACAACTATATTCTTAGGTCTTGCAGGATCTATGAGTACTGCTGGTATGTGGAAAATTATCAAGTGGTTTATTGAGAATAGATATGTAGATGTTGTTGTATCTACAGGTGCTAATATATCTGAAGATATATATGAGGCTATGGGATTTAGTTATTATAAGGGGAGTCCCTATGTAGATGATAGTGAACTATTGAAGTATAAGATAGATAGATTTTATGATGTATATGCAAGTGAACTTAATTATAGAAAGATGGAGAACCTAATAAAAGAGTTCATATATACATTACCAAAGGGTTCTATATACTCAACAGCAGAATTCTTATATCTATTTGGAAGATATTTAAATGAAAGAAATATTGATAGTATTGTAGCCGCTGCATATAGGAAAAAGGTACCGGTCTTCTCACCAGCACTAGTTGATAGTGGATATGGTATTGCAGCTATCATGGCTATTAGAGAAAGGGGACATAATATTGTTCTAGATATGGTAAAAGACTTTGATCAAATTGTTGAGATTGGGAGGAGATCTGAAAAACTTTCAGCTATATATATAGGAGGTGGAGTACCTAAAGACTATGTCAATCTAGTTACAGTAGCACAAACAATTATTGCAGAAAAAGAAGGAATAAAGGATTACTATAAACCACTAGAATATGTCGTACAGATAACGACAGATGCACCACAATGGGGAGGCTTATCAGGAGCTACACTTGAGGAAGCAGTAAGCTGGGGCAAGGTCGCTCCTAAGGCTAAGAAGAGAGTTGTATATGTTGATGCAACTATAGCTCTTCCACTAATAGCACATGCAATCCTTGAAGAAGGTATAAAGCGTAAGAATGTTCCCGATCTTAGTTGGATTTTTAAAGACGTTACATAA
- a CDS encoding Alpha-amylase (COGs: COG1449 Alpha-amylase/alpha-mannosidase~InterPro IPR004300~KEGG: smr:Smar_1389 glycoside hydrolase family protein~PFAM: glycoside hydrolase family 57~PRIAM: Alpha-amylase~SPTR: A3DPC0 Glycoside hydrolase, family 57~PFAM: Glycosyl hydrolase family 57), translating into MKDVVFMFEVHQPYRLRRDININMIRKAFERKLNVDSLEDLLFDEEQNRAILERVARKCYIPATRILIDVNRELKKQGKMFKIALSISGTLLEQSIKWNRAIIDIFSEAVAEGFVELIDQTYYHSLASLFPTSDEFIEQLAYHRGLIKDIFGVEPQVAENTEFIFNNDIANIFDRLGYKVVLTEGVDHILGWRSPNYVYRAWNSDLRVLVRNYRLSDDIGFRFSDRKWDQYPLTSDKYADWIASTSGDVIFIAIDYETFGEHHDPSTGIYEFLRWLPSKLIERGVNVEFPSIAAFNHTPKDFYDVPPWTTISWADERDLSAWLGNELQRSAFELYLYLEPYVKAVGGVYLDIWRKLGSSDHYYYMATKGGSAGEVHSYFSPYKDVVTAYRVYIEALTTLAMMLSETIMSNPQKYAIHITVPPSRAFHFYLAPGKPLGVKCRNLLELLASLQSVPIESIVYHLKRGDLSAWLRNTLFLDDLAMKLDEFAKSMEYREMVKQRDVIRDKVIEIIKQTLFYST; encoded by the coding sequence ATGAAAGATGTTGTATTTATGTTTGAGGTTCATCAGCCATATAGATTGAGAAGGGATATCAATATAAATATGATTAGAAAGGCTTTTGAAAGGAAACTAAATGTTGATTCACTTGAAGATCTATTATTTGACGAGGAACAGAATAGAGCAATATTAGAGAGAGTAGCTAGGAAATGCTATATACCTGCAACGAGAATACTTATAGATGTGAATAGAGAGCTTAAGAAACAAGGAAAGATGTTTAAGATTGCTCTTAGCATAAGCGGAACCTTATTAGAACAATCAATTAAATGGAATAGAGCTATCATAGATATATTTAGTGAAGCTGTTGCAGAGGGATTTGTGGAACTTATTGATCAAACATATTACCATAGTCTTGCATCACTATTTCCAACAAGTGATGAATTTATTGAGCAGTTAGCATATCATAGAGGGTTGATAAAGGATATATTTGGAGTAGAACCACAAGTTGCTGAAAATACAGAGTTTATATTCAATAACGATATTGCAAACATATTTGACAGACTCGGATATAAAGTTGTTTTAACAGAAGGTGTGGATCACATACTCGGCTGGAGAAGTCCTAACTATGTATATAGAGCATGGAATTCTGATCTAAGAGTTCTTGTACGCAACTATAGATTAAGTGACGATATAGGATTCAGATTTTCGGATAGAAAATGGGATCAGTATCCATTGACAAGCGATAAATATGCAGATTGGATTGCATCAACATCTGGAGATGTAATTTTTATAGCTATAGACTATGAAACCTTTGGCGAACATCATGATCCTTCAACTGGTATATACGAGTTTCTAAGATGGCTACCTAGTAAGTTGATAGAAAGAGGAGTTAACGTTGAGTTTCCCTCTATTGCTGCTTTCAACCATACACCAAAAGATTTCTATGATGTACCTCCATGGACAACTATAAGCTGGGCTGATGAAAGAGATCTCTCAGCATGGCTTGGAAATGAATTACAGAGATCAGCTTTTGAGTTATATCTATATCTAGAGCCTTATGTTAAAGCTGTCGGAGGAGTATATCTCGATATTTGGAGAAAGCTTGGTTCTAGTGATCACTATTACTATATGGCTACAAAAGGTGGGAGTGCTGGAGAAGTACATTCATATTTCTCTCCCTATAAAGATGTTGTAACTGCCTATAGAGTCTATATCGAGGCCCTAACTACTTTAGCTATGATGCTCTCTGAAACCATTATGAGCAATCCACAGAAGTATGCTATCCATATCACTGTTCCTCCATCGAGAGCATTCCATTTCTATCTAGCTCCAGGTAAACCTCTTGGAGTTAAATGTAGAAATTTGCTAGAGCTTCTAGCCTCGTTACAGAGTGTGCCCATAGAATCAATAGTATATCATCTAAAGAGAGGAGATCTCTCAGCGTGGTTAAGAAATACTCTATTCCTAGATGATCTAGCTATGAAGTTAGATGAATTTGCTAAGTCTATGGAGTATAGGGAGATGGTTAAACAGAGAGATGTTATTCGTGATAAAGTTATAGAAATTATTAAGCAAACACTATTTTACTCCACATAA
- a CDS encoding glycoside hydrolase family 57 (COGs: COG1449 Alpha-amylase/alpha-mannosidase~InterPro IPR004300~KEGG: cma:Cmaq_1371 glycoside hydrolase family protein~PFAM: glycoside hydrolase family 57~SPTR: A8M8X8 Glycoside hydrolase family 57~PFAM: Glycosyl hydrolase family 57) — translation MAIYILPDSVIYTVGDTAKVNVSIRKPEKCQDESVEIEFKAMTRNDVGGIEVFSSKDVVKMTGNSTDIVYTFDVKPSVIRITKEYSILYIEATAKMCDYKDKDSTIVYIYPETKHLVDLVIVWHHHQPPNYLPNGLYFADYPFRWVWFNLFEPYTTGGPYYVHATVYKMFPNVKTTVHLSPSLLAQWRNAIENGYVMENGTKISKEDKTISMIATTLNMYRELASNGVIEILTSVYAHTIAGYVIDRLGMDGIIREELEIGKETTKTVMGVEPVGVWTPEMAWHNRLTELYHDTGIRYTILCGKSHFPRAIGDRGSPYELYRIVYGGKYINILFRDQEISDIIGFNNNFPMLNMAFETARDVVRRIVSRRGIVTIALDGENWMIFSKYPSNTYPFLYYLYQLIDSAQRKGFIRCLLGRDVVEIYRDRSRKLIYISTNSWINGFSKWDGEIPEQKYMWYEVSRAYDMIRLYRDVYGDKNGVKRAKWALYHAIDSDFWWADFWNPRVIKEWINEVYRSLYLYRE, via the coding sequence ATGGCTATATATATACTTCCAGATTCTGTCATTTACACTGTTGGTGATACAGCTAAGGTTAACGTCTCTATCAGAAAACCTGAGAAATGTCAGGATGAATCTGTAGAAATAGAGTTTAAAGCTATGACTAGAAACGATGTTGGAGGTATTGAGGTTTTTAGTAGTAAAGATGTTGTTAAAATGACAGGGAATTCTACTGATATAGTCTACACCTTTGATGTAAAACCTAGTGTAATACGTATAACTAAGGAATATTCCATACTTTATATTGAGGCTACAGCTAAAATGTGTGACTATAAGGATAAGGATTCCACAATAGTGTATATATATCCAGAGACTAAACATCTCGTAGATCTTGTCATTGTTTGGCATCATCATCAACCACCAAATTATCTTCCAAATGGGTTATATTTTGCTGATTATCCATTTAGATGGGTATGGTTTAATCTATTTGAGCCCTATACCACTGGAGGTCCTTACTATGTTCATGCAACTGTATACAAGATGTTTCCAAATGTTAAAACTACAGTACATCTCTCACCAAGTCTTTTAGCACAGTGGAGAAATGCTATAGAGAATGGATATGTTATGGAGAATGGGACAAAGATCTCTAAGGAGGATAAAACGATATCTATGATAGCCACTACATTAAATATGTACAGAGAGTTGGCATCAAATGGTGTTATAGAGATTCTTACATCAGTTTATGCACATACTATTGCGGGATATGTTATAGATAGACTTGGAATGGATGGAATTATCCGTGAAGAACTTGAAATAGGTAAGGAAACTACAAAAACAGTAATGGGGGTAGAACCTGTTGGTGTATGGACCCCTGAAATGGCGTGGCATAATAGACTTACAGAGCTATATCACGATACTGGTATAAGGTATACAATATTATGTGGCAAGAGTCATTTTCCTAGAGCTATAGGAGATAGGGGAAGTCCATATGAGCTATATAGAATTGTATATGGGGGTAAATATATAAATATTCTATTTAGAGACCAAGAGATAAGTGATATTATAGGATTCAACAATAATTTTCCTATGCTTAATATGGCTTTTGAGACTGCTAGAGATGTAGTTAGAAGGATTGTTTCTAGAAGGGGTATTGTGACAATAGCTCTTGATGGAGAGAACTGGATGATATTCTCAAAGTATCCTAGTAATACCTATCCATTCCTCTACTATCTATACCAACTCATAGATAGTGCTCAGAGAAAAGGGTTTATAAGATGTCTACTTGGGAGAGATGTTGTAGAGATATATAGAGATAGGAGTAGGAAGCTAATCTATATATCTACAAATTCATGGATTAATGGATTTAGTAAGTGGGATGGAGAGATACCAGAACAAAAATATATGTGGTATGAAGTATCACGTGCATATGATATGATTAGACTTTATAGAGATGTCTATGGCGATAAAAATGGTGTTAAGAGAGCTAAATGGGCTTTATATCATGCAATAGATAGTGATTTTTGGTGGGCAGATTTCTGGAACCCTAGGGTAATTAAGGAATGGATTAACGAGGTATATAGATCTCTTTATCTATATAGAGAATAG